One Mangifera indica cultivar Alphonso chromosome 4, CATAS_Mindica_2.1, whole genome shotgun sequence genomic region harbors:
- the LOC123213758 gene encoding LOW QUALITY PROTEIN: protein DETOXIFICATION 12-like (The sequence of the model RefSeq protein was modified relative to this genomic sequence to represent the inferred CDS: inserted 1 base in 1 codon), whose translation MSDLEKNKSMEESLLLPPLKTSTATTTTTTTTTTTTTTTSTTCDVFFTEVKTVGYLAAPMVVVILSQYLLQVISVMMVGHLGELALSSTAIAISLSSVTGFSLIMGMASGLETLCGQAFGAKQYERIGTQTYAAILSLFLVCLPLSLLWIFMGKLLVLIGQDPRISHEAGKFIVWLVPALFAYAALQPLVRYFQTQSLTFPMFLSSFASLCFHIPLCWGLVFKSGLGNLGGALAIGISYWLNVIFLVIYMKFSSACEKTRAPISMEVFRGIGEFFRFAIPSAVMICLEWWSFELLILMSGLLPNPELETSVLSVCLNTISTLYSIPYGLGAAVSTRVSNELGAGNPKXARVAAYAVLFLAITEAIIVSASLFASRHVFGYVFSNEKEVVDYVTTMAPLVCLSVIMDSLQGVLSGVARGCGWQHIGAFVNLGAFYLCGIPIAATLGFWLKLRGVGLWIGVQAGSFTQTLLLFIITSYTNWEKQAHKARERALEGRSLA comes from the exons ATGAGTGACTTAGAGAAGAACAAAAGCATGGAGGAGAGTTTATTATTGCCGCCATTGAAGACTTCAActgcaacaacaacaacaacaacaacaacaacaacaacaacaacaacaacatcaacaacttGTGATGTTTTCTTTACAGAAGTTAAAACTGTAGGTTACTTAGCGGCTCCTATGGTGGTGGTGATTCTTTCTCAGTACTTGCTGCAAGTTATTTCTGTCATGATGGTTGGTCATCTCGGCGAACTCGCTCTCTCCAGCACCGCCATCGCCATCTCCCTCTCCAGCGTCACTGGCTTCAGTCTTATT ATGGGAATGGCGAGTGGACTGGAAACTTTATGTGGACAAGCATTTGGAGCAAAGCAATACGAAAGAATTGGAACTCAAACTTACGCTGCAATACTGTCTCTATTTTTAGTCTGTCTCCCTCTTTCTTTGCTCTGGATTTTCATGGGAAAGCTTCTGGTTTTAATTGGCCAAGACCCCAGGATTTCTCATGAAGCTGGAAAATTCATAGTCTGGCTTGTTCCTGCTCTCTTTGCCTATGCAGCGCTTCAGCCGCTCGTCCGATACTTTCAGACGCAGAGCTTGACATTTCCAATGTTCTTAAGCTCTTTCGCCAGTCTTTGTTTCCACATTCCTCTTTGCTGGGGATTGGTGTTCAAGTCTGGACTCGGAAATCTTGGTGGAGCATTGGCCATCGGTATTTCGTATTGGTTGAATGTGATTTTCCTGGTGATTTACATGAAGTTTTCTTCAGCCTGTGAGAAAACTCGGGCTCCCATTTCCATGGAGGTTTTCAGAGGAATTGGAGAGTTCTTCCGGTTTGCTATTCCTTCTGCAGTTATGATTTG CCTGGAATGGTGGTCATTTGAACTCCTTATTTTGATGTCAGGACTTCTACCAAATCCAGAGCTTGAAACTTCTGTCCTCTCTGTCTG CCTTAACACAATTTCAACACTCTACTCGATTCCCTACGGACTTGGTGCCGCAGTAAG TACTAGAGTTTCAAATGAATTGGGAGCTGGGAACCCCA AGGCTCGAGTAGCCGCATATGCAGTGCTATTTCTAGCAATCACAGAGGCAATTATAGTGAGTGCAAGTCTGTTCGCAAGTCGGCATGTTTTTGGATACGTTTTCAGCAATGAGAAAGAAGTTGTGGATTATGTCACCACCATGGCTCCTCTGGTTTGCCTATCTGTCATCATGGACTCCTTACAAGGAGTCCTTTCAG GTGTTGCAAGAGGATGTGGGTGGCAGCATATAGGGGCATTTGTAAATCTTGGGGCCTTTTATCTGTGTGGAATTCCAATAGCTGCAACATTGGGTTTCTGGTTGAAATTGAGAGGAGTGGGACTATGGATTGGAGTACAAGCTGGTTCTTTTACTCAAACACTTCTGCTTTTTATCATAACAAGTTACACAAATTGGGAAAAACAG GCACATAAAGCAAGGGAGAGAGCACTTGAGGGAAGATCTTTAGCATAA
- the LOC123213759 gene encoding protein DETOXIFICATION 12-like, with translation MSDLEKYKSMEESLLLPPLKTSTATTTTTTSTSTTCDVFFTEVKTVGCLAAPMVVVVLSQFMLQVISVMMVGHLSELALSSTAIAISLSAVTGFSLLMGMASGMETLCGQAFGAKQYGRIGTQTYAAILSLFLVCLPLSLLWIFMGKLLVLIGQDPRISHEAGKFIHWLVPALFAQATLQPLVRYFQTQSLTFPMFLSSFASLCFHIPLCWGLVFRSGLGNLGGALAIGISYWLNVIFLVIYMMFSSACEKTRAPISMDVFRGIGQFFRFAIPSAVMICLQWWAFELLILMSGLLPNPKLETSVLSVCLHTIATFYSIPYGLGAAGSTRVSNELGAGNPQKARVAAYAVLFLTVTETILVSASLFASRHVFGYVFSNEKEVVDYVTTMAPLVCISVIIDSLQGVLSGVARGCGWQHIGAFVNLGALYLCGIPIAATLGFWLNLRGVGLWIGVQAGSFTQALLLFIITSYTNWEKQASKARERTLEGRSLAENGDGAM, from the exons ATGAGTGACTTAGAGAAGTACAAAAGCATGGAGGAGAGTTTATTATTGCCGCCATTGAAGACTTCAActgcaacaacaacaacaacaacatcaacatcaacaactTGTGATGTTTTCTTTACAGAAGTTAAAACTGTAGGTTGCTTAGCGGCTCCTATGGTGGTGGTGGTTCTTTCTCAGTTCATGCTGCAGGTTATTTCGGTCATGATGGTTGGTCATCTCAGCGAACTCGCTCTCTCTAGCACCGCTATCGCCATCTCCCTCTCCGCCGTCACAGGCTTCAGTCTTCTT ATGGGAATGGCGAGTGGAATGGAAACTCTATGTGGACAAGCTTTTGGAGCAAAGCAATATGGAAGAATTGGAACTCAAACTTACGCTGCAATATTGTCTCTATTTCTAGTCTGTCTCCCTCTTTCTTTGCTATGGATTTTCATGGGAAAGCTTCTGGTTTTAATCGGCCAAGACCCCAGGATTTCTCATGAAGCTGGAAAATTCATACACTGGCTTGTTCCTGCTCTCTTTGCCCAGGCAACGCTTCAGCCGCTCGTCCGATACTTTCAGACGCAGAGCTTGACATTTCCAATGTTCTTAAGCTCTTTCGCCAGTCTTTGTTTCCACATTCCTCTTTGTTGGGGACTGGTGTTCAGGTCTGGACTTGGAAACCTGGGGGGAGCATTGGCCATCGGTATTTCGTATTGGTTGAATGTGATTTTCCTGGTAATTTACATGATGTTTTCTTCGGCTTGTGAGAAAACTCGGGCTCCGATTTCCATGGATGTTTTCAGAGGAATTGGACAGTTCTTCCGGTTTGCAATTCCTTCTGCAGTCATGATCTG CCTGCAATGGTGGGCATTTGAACTCCTTATTTTGATGTCAGGACTTCTGCCAAATCCAAAGCTTGAAACTTCTGTCCTATCTGTCTG CCTCCACACAATTGCAACATTCTACTCGATTCCCTATGGACTTGGTGCTGCAGGAAG TACTAGAGTTTCAAATGAATTGGGAGCTGGGAACCCACAAAAGGCTCGAGTAGCTGCATATGCAGTGCTTTTTCTAACAGTGACAGAGACAATTTTAGTGAGTGCAAGTCTGTTTGCAAGTCGCCATGTTTTCGGATATGTTTTCAGCAATGAGAAAGAAGTTGTAGATTATGTCACCACCATGGCTCCTCTGGTTTGCATATCTGTCATCATTGACTCCTTACAGGGAGTCCTTTCAG GTGTTGCAAGAGGATGTGGGTGGCAGCATATAGGGGCATTTGTAAATCTTGGAGCCTTATATTTGTGTGGAATTCCAATAGCTGCAACATTGGGTTTCTGGTTGAACCTGAGAGGAGTGGGACTATGGATTGGAGTACAAGCTGGTTCTTTTACTCAAGCACTTCTACTTTTTATCATAACAAGTTACACAAATTGGGAAAAACAG GCAAGTAAAGCAAGAGAGAGAACACTTGAGGGAAGATCTTTAGCAGAAAATGGAGATGGGGCAATGTGA
- the LOC123213760 gene encoding protein DETOXIFICATION 16-like isoform X2 translates to MERGENPCLKSPLIGNQEEASGYGFDGETSHQEGISICANFVEEARKQLWLAGPLIAVSLLQYCLQVIAIMFVGHLGKLALSSASLASSFASVTGFSVLLGMGSALETLCGQAYGAKQYHMLGIHTQRAMLTLLAISVPLTVIWFYTSTILIALGQNPEISIAAGTFNCWMIPSLFAYGLLQCLNRFLQTQNNVFPMLISSAVTTFLHILVCWGLVFKCGLGSKGAALAITISNWVNVFVLAIYIKFSQACIKTWTGFSSEALHGIVSFLRLALPSAIMICFEYWSFEMVVLLSGLLPNPKLETSVLSISLNTCWMVYMISVGLGGAISTRVSNELGAGNSQGARLALRVMIIIAITEGATVGVTTVLVRHVWGRLYSNETEVINYVAKMMPLLALSDFLDGFQCVLSVHLFCRSCKRMWMAKSLCSYQPRSLLCCGNSFCYPLCICLTYWRHGALDGNHLWTSYTSFGTCYSKCLY, encoded by the exons ATGGAAAGGGGAGAAAATCCATGTCTCAAGTCTCCTCTTATTGGTAATCAAGAAGAAGCATCAGGTTATGGATTTGATGGGGAAACTTCTCATCAGGAAGGTATTAGTATTTGTGCAAATTTTGTTGAAGAAGCAAGGAAGCAACTATGGCTGGCAGGGCCACTTATTGCAGTCAGCTTGTTGCAGTATTGCCTACAAGTGATAGCAATTATGTTTGTTGGTCATCTTGGAAAGCTGGCTCTTTCCAGTGCCTCCCTGGCCTCTTCCTTTGCCTCAGTCACTGGCTTCAGTGTTTTG TTAGGAATGGGGAGTGCCCTGGAGACGCTATGCGGACAAGCCTATGGAGCCAAGCAGTACCATATGCTTGGAATTCACACACAGAGAGCAATGCTAACTCTTCTAGCGATAAGTGTTCCCCTTACTGTAATATGGTTCTATACCAGCACCATTCTTATAGCTCTGGGCCAAAATCCTGAGATATCTATTGCAGCCGGAACCTTCAATTGTTGGATGATTCCTAGCCTTTTCGCCTACGGCCTGCTTCAATGTCTAAACAGATTTTTACAAACTCAGAACAATGTTTTTCCTATGCTGATTAGCTCTGCAGTCACAACTTTTCTTCACATTCTTGTTTGTTGGGGTCTTGTTTTCAAGTGTGGCCTTGGGAGCAAAGGAGCTGCCTTAGCAATAACCATTTCAAATTGGGTTAATGTGTTTGTGTTAGCAATATACATAAAGTTTTCTCAGGCATGTATTAAGACATGGACAGGATTTTCGAGTGAAGCATTGCACGGTATTGTGAGCTTCTTAAGGCTTGCTCTCCCATCTGCAATTATGATATG CTTTGAATATTGGTCATTTGAGATGGTTGTTCTACTTTCTGGTCTTCTTCCCAATCCAAAGCTAGAGACATCTGTATTATCTATAAG CCTTAACACATGCTGGATGGTCTATATGATCTCTGTTGGTCTTGGTGGTGCTATAAG CACACGGGTATCAAACGAGCTTGGCGCTGGGAATTCACAAGGTGCCCGGTTAGCTCTCAGAGTGATGATCATTATAGCAATCACAGAAGGTGCAACGGTCGGGGTCACGACAGTTTTGGTACGCCATGTTTGGGGAAGGCTCTACAGCAATGAAACAGAAGTGATCAATTATGTTGCTAAAATGATGCCACTTTTAGCATTATCTGACTTCCTGGATGGATTCCAATGTGTGCTTTCAG TCCATTTGTTTTGTAGGAGCTGCAAGAGGATGTGGATGGCAAAATCTCTGTGCAGTTATCAACCTCGGAGCTTATTATGTTGTGGGAATTCCTTCTGCTATCCTCTTTGCATTTGTCTTACATATTGGAGGCATG GGGCTCTGGATGGGAATCATTTGTGGACTTCTTATACAAGTTTTGGCACTTGTTACAGTAAATGCCTGTACTAA
- the LOC123213760 gene encoding protein DETOXIFICATION 16-like isoform X1 produces MERGENPCLKSPLIGNQEEASGYGFDGETSHQEGISICANFVEEARKQLWLAGPLIAVSLLQYCLQVIAIMFVGHLGKLALSSASLASSFASVTGFSVLLGMGSALETLCGQAYGAKQYHMLGIHTQRAMLTLLAISVPLTVIWFYTSTILIALGQNPEISIAAGTFNCWMIPSLFAYGLLQCLNRFLQTQNNVFPMLISSAVTTFLHILVCWGLVFKCGLGSKGAALAITISNWVNVFVLAIYIKFSQACIKTWTGFSSEALHGIVSFLRLALPSAIMICFEYWSFEMVVLLSGLLPNPKLETSVLSISLNTCWMVYMISVGLGGAISTRVSNELGAGNSQGARLALRVMIIIAITEGATVGVTTVLVRHVWGRLYSNETEVINYVAKMMPLLALSDFLDGFQCVLSGAARGCGWQNLCAVINLGAYYVVGIPSAILFAFVLHIGGMGLWMGIICGLLIQVLALVTVNACTNWDQETAEAWRRVQKSSLIDKAP; encoded by the exons ATGGAAAGGGGAGAAAATCCATGTCTCAAGTCTCCTCTTATTGGTAATCAAGAAGAAGCATCAGGTTATGGATTTGATGGGGAAACTTCTCATCAGGAAGGTATTAGTATTTGTGCAAATTTTGTTGAAGAAGCAAGGAAGCAACTATGGCTGGCAGGGCCACTTATTGCAGTCAGCTTGTTGCAGTATTGCCTACAAGTGATAGCAATTATGTTTGTTGGTCATCTTGGAAAGCTGGCTCTTTCCAGTGCCTCCCTGGCCTCTTCCTTTGCCTCAGTCACTGGCTTCAGTGTTTTG TTAGGAATGGGGAGTGCCCTGGAGACGCTATGCGGACAAGCCTATGGAGCCAAGCAGTACCATATGCTTGGAATTCACACACAGAGAGCAATGCTAACTCTTCTAGCGATAAGTGTTCCCCTTACTGTAATATGGTTCTATACCAGCACCATTCTTATAGCTCTGGGCCAAAATCCTGAGATATCTATTGCAGCCGGAACCTTCAATTGTTGGATGATTCCTAGCCTTTTCGCCTACGGCCTGCTTCAATGTCTAAACAGATTTTTACAAACTCAGAACAATGTTTTTCCTATGCTGATTAGCTCTGCAGTCACAACTTTTCTTCACATTCTTGTTTGTTGGGGTCTTGTTTTCAAGTGTGGCCTTGGGAGCAAAGGAGCTGCCTTAGCAATAACCATTTCAAATTGGGTTAATGTGTTTGTGTTAGCAATATACATAAAGTTTTCTCAGGCATGTATTAAGACATGGACAGGATTTTCGAGTGAAGCATTGCACGGTATTGTGAGCTTCTTAAGGCTTGCTCTCCCATCTGCAATTATGATATG CTTTGAATATTGGTCATTTGAGATGGTTGTTCTACTTTCTGGTCTTCTTCCCAATCCAAAGCTAGAGACATCTGTATTATCTATAAG CCTTAACACATGCTGGATGGTCTATATGATCTCTGTTGGTCTTGGTGGTGCTATAAG CACACGGGTATCAAACGAGCTTGGCGCTGGGAATTCACAAGGTGCCCGGTTAGCTCTCAGAGTGATGATCATTATAGCAATCACAGAAGGTGCAACGGTCGGGGTCACGACAGTTTTGGTACGCCATGTTTGGGGAAGGCTCTACAGCAATGAAACAGAAGTGATCAATTATGTTGCTAAAATGATGCCACTTTTAGCATTATCTGACTTCCTGGATGGATTCCAATGTGTGCTTTCAG GAGCTGCAAGAGGATGTGGATGGCAAAATCTCTGTGCAGTTATCAACCTCGGAGCTTATTATGTTGTGGGAATTCCTTCTGCTATCCTCTTTGCATTTGTCTTACATATTGGAGGCATG GGGCTCTGGATGGGAATCATTTGTGGACTTCTTATACAAGTTTTGGCACTTGTTACAGTAAATGCCTGTACTAACTGGGATCAAGAG ACAGCAGAAGCCTGGCGCAGGGTTCAGAAAAGCAGCCTTATCGACAAAGCACCATAG